In Candidatus Delongbacteria bacterium, one genomic interval encodes:
- the atpG gene encoding ATP synthase F1 subunit gamma, producing the protein MPNLKQIKRRIGSVKSTQQITKAMKMVAAAKMRKATEAIQMARPYAISLQEVLGTTAGSVSDFSHPLLEQRPLKRVLYVVVTADRGLCGGFNSNVIRRTQQALRETPPGVEAVLFCVGRKGHDFFKRRPTPIVEKMTGLFNALDFSHATSIGESIRTLYTSGEVDQVVLIFNEFRSAVQQILHQDVLLPFSVSAAEGHGPHATGNILFEPDAATLLGRLLPMHVNRQLWRVLLDSYAAEQGARMTAMESATENAGEMLSQLTLQYNRSRQASITQEIAEIVGGAAAIS; encoded by the coding sequence ATGCCCAATCTGAAGCAGATCAAGCGCCGCATCGGCAGCGTGAAGTCAACCCAGCAGATCACCAAGGCCATGAAAATGGTCGCGGCGGCAAAGATGCGCAAGGCGACCGAAGCCATCCAGATGGCCCGGCCCTACGCGATCAGCCTCCAGGAGGTGCTGGGTACCACGGCGGGGTCCGTGTCCGACTTCTCGCATCCGCTGCTCGAGCAGCGACCGCTGAAACGTGTGCTGTATGTGGTGGTCACGGCCGACCGTGGCCTCTGCGGCGGGTTCAATTCCAACGTGATCCGTCGTACCCAGCAGGCCCTGCGCGAGACTCCGCCCGGAGTGGAAGCCGTGCTGTTCTGCGTGGGGCGCAAGGGGCACGACTTCTTCAAGCGTCGCCCCACACCCATCGTGGAGAAGATGACCGGCCTGTTCAATGCACTGGATTTCAGCCACGCCACCTCCATCGGCGAGAGCATCCGCACCCTGTACACGTCGGGGGAAGTGGATCAGGTGGTGCTGATCTTCAATGAGTTCCGCAGTGCCGTGCAGCAGATTCTGCATCAGGATGTGCTGCTGCCGTTCAGCGTGAGCGCCGCGGAAGGTCACGGACCACACGCCACCGGCAACATTCTCTTCGAACCGGATGCGGCCACTCTGTTGGGACGCCTGTTGCCCATGCACGTCAATCGCCAGCTCTGGCGAGTGCTGCTGGACTCCTACGCGGCCGAGCAGGGTGCCAGGATGACCGCGATGGAAAGCGCCACGGAAAATGCGGGCGAGATGCTCTCGCAGCTCACCCTGCAGTACAACCGCAGCCGGCAGGCGTCCATCACCCAGGAAATCGCGGAGATCGTGGGCGGCGCCGCAGCCATCTCCTAG
- the atpD gene encoding F0F1 ATP synthase subunit beta, producing the protein MNTGKIVQINGAVLDVEFPEGDLPAIYNSLAVEREGDRLILEVQQHLGEKKVRCISMDATEGLVRGTSVMDLGVPITVPVGPATRGRLLNVIGEAIDNLGPVNTDKRNPIHREAPKFDQLDTSSEILETGIKVIDLLEPYAKGGKIGLFGGAGVGKTVLIMELINNIAKAHSGLSVFAGVGERTREGNDLLREMLESNVVNYGEAFAKHYHDTGEWDITKADPAKINDSNITLVFGQMNEPPGARARVALSGLAIAEYFRDVENRDVLFFVDNVFRFTQAGSEVSALLGRMPSAVGYQPTLATEMGAMQERITSTRDGSITSVQAIYVPADDLTDPAPATTFIHLDATTVLSRKIAELGIYPAVDPLDSTSRILDPHVVGEEHYSIATGVQEILQRYKDLQDIIAILGMDELSEEDRLTVSRARKIQRFLSQPFHVAEQFTGMAGKFVSLKDTVRSFKALLAGEVDHLPEQAFAYVGTIEEVIAKAKSMES; encoded by the coding sequence ATGAACACAGGCAAGATTGTGCAGATCAACGGGGCGGTGCTCGACGTCGAGTTCCCCGAGGGCGACCTGCCCGCCATCTACAACTCCCTGGCCGTTGAGCGCGAGGGGGACCGGCTGATCCTGGAAGTCCAGCAGCACCTGGGCGAGAAGAAGGTGCGCTGCATTTCCATGGACGCCACCGAAGGTCTGGTGCGTGGCACCAGCGTGATGGATCTGGGCGTGCCGATCACGGTTCCCGTGGGACCCGCGACCCGTGGCCGCCTGCTGAACGTGATCGGCGAGGCCATTGACAACCTGGGCCCCGTGAACACGGACAAGCGCAACCCGATTCACCGCGAAGCCCCCAAGTTCGACCAGCTGGACACCAGCAGCGAGATCCTCGAGACGGGCATCAAGGTCATCGATCTGCTCGAGCCCTACGCCAAGGGCGGCAAGATCGGCCTCTTCGGCGGTGCCGGCGTGGGCAAGACCGTGCTGATCATGGAGCTGATCAACAACATCGCCAAGGCCCACTCGGGTCTGTCGGTGTTCGCGGGCGTGGGCGAGCGTACCCGCGAAGGCAACGACCTGCTGCGCGAAATGCTCGAGTCCAACGTGGTCAACTACGGCGAAGCCTTCGCCAAGCATTATCACGACACGGGCGAGTGGGACATCACCAAGGCCGATCCCGCAAAGATCAACGATTCGAACATCACCCTGGTCTTCGGCCAGATGAACGAGCCGCCCGGCGCGCGTGCCCGTGTGGCCCTGTCCGGTCTGGCCATCGCCGAGTATTTCCGCGACGTGGAAAATCGTGACGTGCTGTTCTTCGTGGACAATGTGTTCCGTTTCACCCAGGCCGGTTCCGAAGTGTCCGCCCTGCTGGGCCGCATGCCCAGTGCCGTGGGATACCAGCCGACTCTGGCCACCGAGATGGGCGCGATGCAGGAACGCATCACCTCGACGCGTGACGGATCCATCACCTCGGTGCAGGCCATTTACGTGCCCGCGGACGACCTGACGGACCCGGCCCCGGCCACCACCTTCATTCACCTTGACGCCACCACGGTGCTCTCCCGCAAGATCGCCGAGCTGGGCATCTATCCCGCCGTGGATCCGCTGGATTCCACCAGTCGCATCCTTGACCCGCACGTGGTGGGCGAAGAGCACTACAGCATCGCCACCGGTGTGCAGGAGATTCTGCAGCGCTACAAGGACCTGCAGGACATCATCGCCATTCTGGGCATGGACGAGCTGTCCGAAGAGGACAGGCTCACCGTGTCACGCGCGCGCAAGATCCAGCGTTTCCTCTCCCAGCCCTTCCATGTGGCCGAGCAGTTCACGGGCATGGCCGGCAAGTTCGTCTCGCTGAAGGACACGGTGCGCAGTTTCAAGGCCCTGCTTGCCGGCGAAGTGGATCATCTGCCCGAGCAGGCCTTCGCCTATGTGGGCACGATTGAAGAAGTGATTGCCAAAGCCAAATCGATGGAATCATGA
- the atpC gene encoding ATP synthase F1 subunit epsilon has protein sequence MSDTIFHVQIVTPSGGVVYEHGATHVRLPGEDGYFGILAHHADLMASLGTGKVEITESGDTRVELALCNGFVQIRDGGVKVLAEAAERRERIDVERAREAEARARKRLENDSNIDRGRAEAALQRALMRQLVARGN, from the coding sequence ATGAGCGACACAATCTTTCATGTCCAGATCGTCACCCCGTCGGGAGGAGTGGTCTACGAGCACGGCGCGACCCATGTGCGCCTGCCCGGAGAAGATGGCTACTTCGGTATCCTGGCGCATCACGCCGACCTGATGGCCAGCCTGGGTACCGGAAAGGTGGAAATCACCGAGTCCGGTGATACCCGGGTGGAGCTTGCGCTCTGCAACGGGTTCGTCCAGATCCGGGATGGAGGCGTGAAGGTTCTTGCCGAGGCTGCGGAACGACGCGAACGCATCGATGTCGAGCGTGCGCGGGAAGCGGAAGCCCGGGCCCGCAAACGCCTCGAAAATGATTCGAACATCGATCGTGGGCGAGCCGAAGCAGCCCTGCAGCGCGCTCTGATGCGCCAGCTGGTCGCTCGCGGAAACTGA